In the Molothrus ater isolate BHLD 08-10-18 breed brown headed cowbird chromosome 30, BPBGC_Mater_1.1, whole genome shotgun sequence genome, CGTCCCGGGAATGCTCAGGAATGTTCGGGAACGCCCGgccccccccgctcccccccACCCcgtgtttgtatttttgtaccccgtgtcccccccccccgtgtcccctccgtgtcccccccTCGGTCACCGCTGGCAGAgctcccccccaccccctccgCATGTggtgtgtccccccccccccgcgccgccgctaACGAgcaattaattattaattaacgAGTTAATTAATAAACGCCGCCGCCACCACGGCCGCGCTCCGGCCATTGAGGGGGGGGggtggaatttggggagggggcagaaCCCGGGGAGGGGGGCAGCCCCAAGGGGGGTCCTGGAGCCCCCCCATTATCCAAAAAGGGGGTCCTGACCCCCCCCAGTACCCAAAAGGGGGGTCCCGaccccaccccagcacccaAACTGGGTCTGGGGTCCCCCTAACACATATGGGGGGGGGAGGCCTGGAGCCCCCTCAGACCCCAAAAGGGGGGTCCTGACCCCCCCCAAACGCCCAAACTGGGTCTGGGGTCCCCCCAACACATATGGGGGGGGGGAGGCCTGAAGCCCCCTTTGCCCCCAAAAGGGGGTCCTGACCCCCCCCAAGCACCCAAGAGGGGGGTCCCGACCCCCACCCCACAACCCAAAGGGGTTTTTGACTCCCCCCAACCCCAAAAATTGGTTTGgaccccctcccccccacccaAAAGGGGGTcccacccacccctgccccCCCCCGGCGCGGCCCAAGCAGGAGGCGGGGGGGGAAAGGATCCCTTTAATTCcggctggggggggggggggtccctgcgccccccccccgtgtccctgtccccctcccccCGTGTCCGTGTGCACGcgagtgtccctgtccccccctccccgggtcccctccccgtgtccaggtgtcccccccaggtgtgcacaggtgggGGGGGAGGGCCCAGGGGACACCCCGAGGGTGGCAGtgattggggggggggggggtggtctggacagtgtccccagtgtcaccggggggggggggggggttgggtgGCATTTGTCACCCGCCCTGGGGAGCCGGGGGGTGGCAGTGGGGGTGGGGGCACTCAGGGTGTCACTCAGTGTCCCCGGTGTCACCCAAGGGTGGcggtgggggtggggggggggggtgtgtggCACGTGTCACCTGCCCTGAGGTCCCCAGGGGGAGGGGACAGTCCTGGCGTTGTCAccagacccccccccccccccgcccagTGGGGACCTGCCCGTgggagtaaaataaaataaaataaaataaataaaaaaatcccaaaagaatTCTGGGCAGCCCCAAAATCTTAGAAAAcggaataaaaaaatctatctgCGCTGGCGTCCGCGGCGGCCAcacctggggacaagggacagggacagcgctGGAGACCGGGGCAGGGGACACCCCTGACACTGTCCCTATGCCAGCAGGGCCAccctgactctggcactgtCCCCGTGACATCCCAgtgacaccccagggacaccccagtgacaccccagggacaccccagtgacaccccagtgtcccagtgCACCCCAGTGACACCCCAGTGAcatcccagggacaccccagtgacatcccagtgtcccagtgacatcccagggacaccccagtgacatcccagtgacaccccagggacatcccagtgacatcccagtgacatcccagtgtcccagtgcaccccagggacaccccagtgacatcccagtgtcccagtgacatcccagtgacatcccagtgtcccagtgcaccccagggacaccccagtgacatcccagtgtcccagtgacatcccagggacaccccagggacaccccagtgacaccccagggacaccccagtgacatcccagtgacatcccagtgacaccccagggacaccccagtgaCATCCCAGTGTCCCCGTGAAATCCCAGTGACATtccaggtgtcccagtgcccctccaGTGTCCCAGCCTCGTGTCCCACTGCCCCAGTCCGGTGTCCCGGTGCCACCCTTGTGTCCCAGTTCaatgtcccagtgccaccctaGAGCCACAGTGCCATGTTCCAGTGCCCCTACACTgccccagcccagtgtccccagtgtccccagtgtccccagtgtccccaatgtccccaatccctccaatgcccccagtgtccccagcacccccagtgtccccaatgtccccaatccctccaatgcccccagtgtccccagcacccccagtgtccccagtacCCCCAGTACTTAAGGTACCCCCAATGCCCCCAGtacccccaatgtccccagtgtcttCAATACCCCCAGcgtccccagtgtccccagtgtccccaggccgTACCTAGTGGCCGCTGCCCgcgctgtccccaggctctATATGGGTCCCGTCCTCAGCCCGGCTGCGCCGCACGGCCCCGGGGGTCCCGGCCCGGGGGGTCCCGGCTTGGGGGGTCCCGGCCCGGGGTGTCCCAGCCTGGGGTGTCCCGGCCTGGGGTGTCCCATCCCCGGGGGTCCCTGTGGGTGTCACAGCACAGGGGGTGACCTCGGAGCCCCCCcggtgcccccagtgccccccagcgCCCCCCCCCCACTCACGGTGGccgccggggctgtgccggtgCTCGGGGTCGGGGTCGCCGCGGTGGCAGCGGGCGGTGGCCGCCACCTCTTCGTCGTCGTCGCCGCCCTGCGCCTGCTTGCACAGGTGATGCTCCACCatcatctgcagctctgccGGGCAGGGAGCGGCGCtgggggggcgcggggggggccCTGGTGACCGTCCCCACCCTCCCGGCGACACCGCCCGGGTGGCCTCGTGGTGGTGGCGGGGAGCGAGGCCAGtgcggggaggggacaccggggagggGACACGCACACACCCGTCCCCCGCGGTGCCGGGGGGGCTGCcacccccctgtgccccctgtgtgtccccctgtATCCCCCTCATGTCCCGtcatgtcccccatgtccccctgtaTCCCCTCGTGTCCCCTCGTgtcccccctgtgcccccctcatgtccccatgtcctcctctgtgccccccTTGTGTccccccctctgtccccctgtaTCCCCCTCATGTCCCAtcatgtcccccatgtccccctgtaTCCCCTCg is a window encoding:
- the PPP1R1A gene encoding protein phosphatase 1 regulatory subunit 1A; protein product: MEPNSPRKIQFTVPLLEPHLDPEAAEQIRRRRPTPANLVLSSDQSSPEIDEDRLPNPLLKSGLAMSPRQRKKVSRSTPTMKELQMMVEHHLCKQAQGGDDDEEVAATARCHRGDPDPEHRHSPGGHRTPGDGTPQAGTPQAGTPRAGTPQAGTPRAGTPGAVRRSRAEDGTHIEPGDSAGSGH